In the genome of Bacilli bacterium PM5-9, one region contains:
- a CDS encoding hypothetical protein (product_source=Hypo-rule applied; pfam=PF14137; superfamily=109715): protein MNCKEARKILFNYLKEEGFEKVNANEMKKKYNDNFVIVYFQKSSYDEDFYISIGLYVPEANSYDICNITYENSDFHEPQIIGLIECEKIEKENLKNIFTSISKKINSDFLNISLLAKKAKKGYFNKYSYKAKPDFIEYLKNLDISENKESIFKKAFKK from the coding sequence ATGAATTGTAAAGAAGCAAGGAAAATACTATTTAATTATTTAAAAGAAGAGGGATTTGAAAAAGTAAACGCTAATGAAATGAAAAAAAAATATAATGATAATTTTGTGATAGTTTATTTTCAAAAATCGTCATATGATGAAGATTTTTATATAAGCATTGGATTATATGTTCCTGAGGCAAATAGTTATGATATTTGTAACATAACATATGAAAACTCCGATTTCCATGAGCCACAAATTATTGGACTTATTGAGTGTGAAAAAATAGAAAAAGAGAATTTGAAGAACATTTTTACAAGTATTTCGAAAAAAATAAATAGTGATTTTTTAAATATATCACTATTGGCAAAGAAGGCAAAAAAAGGTTATTTTAATAAATATTCTTATAAAGCAAAACCTGATTTTATAGAATATTTAAAAAATTTAGATATATCAGAAAATAAAGAAAGTATTTTTAAAAAAGCATTCAAAAAATAG
- a CDS encoding RHS repeat-associated protein (product_source=TIGR03696; cath_funfam=3.10.350.10; cleavage_site_network=SignalP-TM; cog=COG3209; pfam=PF01476,PF15650,PF20148; smart=SM00257; superfamily=101224,50998,54106; tigrfam=TIGR01643,TIGR03696; transmembrane_helix_parts=Inside_1_8,TMhelix_9_31,Outside_32_2940) — translation MKQYIKKFFILLIVWALLLDTTTVFAISAITANRMEKTISNKVDDTQRSKIEKDNLKRLSNKEGSDNKSVNQVSIDKPLINSSILDGDGVIEDKSKRTLYSRTIQNEEGKYRVEQSLFPIFKEVNGEFVDIDNSFINKRSNGLYSNSLSLDNKIVMDIISSNKSNLKIIFEEDNENESDIEGNVAKINQSNNYNNYEIINEDYLINTKINVKRNNNSLYYELDEVNSYSISESNIMINDGEFTIFPIYYQDLYLKTEIVKKDDKKFLRIDTSKVKEENFIFELKIGVNPIKKSLARISSSLNLSGYKYSNTNTNLPDESIVNTDLNVGYDKSANPAPHLRSYVTFTKPTLSNSYGAIEKAQLKYKIQVEAGSQNINVNMSSTSIKPTDVTWNNRNNYTWQKIGAGTRNNDGTYSFNVLTYLNHLKNNGNQRTLEFKGYEGTDYNRLDLYSTNVKLIVDYEYDFASNSKLTTSLRAHSKGRGEVASISFVGIGAPTKNVTYTLKTYDKKGNTINAKTKNTPNFTKTASKKKIIPTFISNYKDKMQKYDNVSINYDSGYLNRSRFKVDTYYDYEIKSNGETLISQGFMFYKVKPGDTLKSIAKYYKVSLKTIKYDNNFKGNKVKTGNILFLRGMSSYKKPSGKHSASKNKKINRKKMKFCATCGTKYKFVADPVNPNTGNFFLVTSDVELNDSQNFTFYRSYNSIDMSNSGLFGYSWITDIEQRISFEDSKADFDTEEMEDVDEDVPEDHEDDVGDQLLFVKGDGNLITFKLENGKYIAEEYDKYKVNEYETGKYSIEDLEKKTTSYFDDSGMLVKIVDDKKKSVALEYTNEGELLDKIKTSNGREIKFNYNDENLVSSIVLPNGSSAKYEYEDGNLTKVIDQLNKEERYSYNEEGLMEYYIDKNGHKLGQNKYDEEGKILEQTTESGQTYKFTYDNGKTSVKDPEGNIKDYNYDELYRLSVEDTDDGSGTQKFYDNKDNLIKEISGNGETTTYEYDLSNNLIKQNNPDGTIIENEYDSDNYVTKTTYNSERFEEFKYDSNKNITEYRDIYGNITKSEYDNENQLIKEVDQKGIITTFTYEQGNVKTKNIDNRQIETNTYDSLGNVIKTVDQDGNFDSFEYDLKGNMIKERNKLGAITTYEYDNSDNIIKEVSSTGLVTTRKYDERNNEIEENVGGKVTTKEYDANNNLIKEIDYKNNVIKNEYDSNNNLIKTIDAQGNVETNKYDNNGNIIESKDIRGNITKREYNSNNMPIKEIDIYGNVTEIEYDKDGNEVKKTDGRNNVETSKFEEGLPVEQVDINGNKTITKYDKYKREEKVIEETANGNIETSYEYDKYDNITKESDNIGNVTTRKYDANDNVIEENINGKITKTKYDALSNELEVIRPNGLKIQSKYDEQGQLVEQVEGSKKTTYEYDKFGNQIKVIDPMNNITLATYEYDKVVEEINAKGIKTAYKYDEYDQLIETKVNGVIKEKIEYDRYGEQTYKEDNEATISTTYNSYGQIESETNNGYTKYFEYDKFENIIVEKDIKGIVKKNTFDKFNNLIKTESATGKIETYKFDKSNQEIEKKNIDGTIDKTYYDIAGNEVKTIDGQGIVTEFIYDKDRLVKEIVNKKSITSYKYDVMDNVIEENNNGAISKTEYDLYGNEIKEVSPNGNVTEFQYDNNGNNIRTINADGTSTTSKYDALNQVIEETNELNYKKTYVYDAWNNQIKLIDEMNFVYENVYDNKDRLIKEILPNKKVSLNNYDLNNNLVSSTDYNGNITKTTYDYKNREKSIKQPNGLIETYTYDKDDNVIKVVDSNKRTRQTIYNKKNQIIEEKENNKTMSKYSYNSKSQKIKESNAKNVVTSFKYDNFNQVIKETTGSRYIASTYDVNGNVVKENESNLNIIKTTYDKEGNVLSVKENGLVTEKNKYDKMNRLSETTNEKNITTKSHYDKVGNEIKAEEIYYSGKTKKTRLISLNTYDKLGRTITSENALKAKTKYEYDALSNVTKEIDALGNVQEFNYDGNNNIIKYKDQTKGVVSYKYDSMNNVIAKKSIGKTSSNKYDKYGNVIKKVDDYGYTTSYKYDKFNNKIQEVKPDKTKLTYKYDLESNQTSIKSKKESITKKYNKYNELISATNKEGILSYQYNNLGNITKYKDVNKKVVTYKYDKRNNVKEMNYANKKVNYAYNSKNLLVSTKENNKVIEKYSYDELARLSSVSKRNKTKTNYKYDKLDRLIKIQTKTNRNKNIEAINYSYNLNDSVTSEIKVDKNGKQVKSMKYNARDELIESTISNKKGKVKTSYAYDIEGNKTIAKNGKIKERYTYNKRGQLTKIKSLKGEKVYSYDNNGNVKKIKQNDGTIDRLTYNEFGLMVSYKNKKMESTYKYDGNNVRIQSQVKDVKKYKKSQEDIASEFDTVASKLNYLEDAFNCDIELNGSGDYSSLGYEYNYYGNNSNKDNGIETIDYLTNGEVEEAQVLNEDSSKNDNDKTYTYGYDIIKSNNDYYLTKLNGSISKILNEKGKVKKSFEYSDYGKELNGYKNGLAYNGEMVDATGLQYLRARYLDLNMGSFVQKDSYLGEQDSIVSQNQYAYVLNNPYKYIDSSGNKASSYTDKYGSYTKPPSPPKDDKKKKEVKTIETGNGNGGGPTKIKDVNSNASNYNGKQLVGTWHGLFDYFKNEYFGKRKYKTTWVSAHGQVRHGWSKEPQTVADLNKYNLEQENKQKALMEKHGADYLKGYNKGKNSGVYVDMFLTSFIPIPKLSAIKGGKDLFKGAKGAKVVKYSTNTGKAAKNAATGTKALKTNKAWYIKLGEKIVKGIKKCISRVAEVFKGVVKKVVDSKIGKTVTKIFKSNKGKRTEKNLPKNLRDMITFDKNGYTKSNPKAGTAIHKWWWKNKHNPDKKLFKEYTIYRKKIDFLDYNKYIVYELKPNNPRAIASGKKQAAKYVKLLEETDPSSKGKWKIKIKTY, via the coding sequence GTTAGATACAACTACTGTGTTTGCTATATCAGCAATTACAGCAAATAGAATGGAAAAAACAATATCAAATAAAGTTGATGATACTCAAAGAAGCAAAATAGAAAAAGATAATCTAAAAAGATTGTCAAATAAAGAAGGTAGTGATAATAAATCAGTTAATCAAGTAAGCATAGACAAACCATTGATTAATAGTAGTATTCTTGATGGTGATGGTGTTATTGAAGATAAATCGAAAAGGACATTATATTCAAGAACTATTCAAAATGAAGAAGGAAAGTATCGAGTTGAACAATCGCTATTTCCAATCTTTAAAGAGGTCAATGGTGAATTTGTTGATATTGATAATTCATTTATAAATAAAAGAAGTAATGGTTTATATAGCAATTCATTATCATTGGATAATAAAATTGTAATGGATATTATAAGTAGCAACAAAAGTAATTTAAAAATTATTTTTGAAGAAGACAATGAAAATGAGAGTGATATAGAAGGAAATGTTGCTAAAATAAATCAAAGCAACAATTATAATAATTATGAAATAATAAATGAAGATTATTTGATTAATACAAAGATAAATGTTAAAAGAAATAATAATTCTCTTTATTATGAATTAGATGAAGTTAATTCATATTCAATAAGTGAATCTAATATCATGATTAATGATGGTGAGTTTACAATTTTCCCAATTTATTATCAAGACCTTTATTTAAAAACAGAAATAGTAAAAAAAGATGATAAGAAGTTTTTGAGAATTGATACATCCAAAGTAAAAGAAGAAAATTTTATTTTCGAATTGAAAATAGGAGTTAATCCAATAAAAAAATCTTTAGCACGTATAAGCTCAAGCCTTAATTTATCTGGATATAAATATTCTAATACAAATACTAATTTGCCAGATGAATCCATTGTGAATACTGATTTAAATGTAGGTTATGATAAATCAGCAAATCCAGCACCTCATTTAAGATCTTATGTTACTTTTACAAAGCCAACATTAAGTAATTCTTATGGTGCAATTGAAAAAGCACAATTAAAGTACAAAATTCAAGTAGAAGCAGGAAGTCAAAATATCAATGTTAATATGTCATCAACTAGTATTAAGCCAACTGATGTTACATGGAATAATAGAAATAATTATACATGGCAAAAAATAGGTGCAGGTACAAGAAATAACGATGGGACATATTCATTTAATGTGCTTACATATTTAAATCACTTGAAAAATAATGGTAATCAAAGAACATTAGAGTTCAAGGGTTATGAGGGGACAGATTATAATAGACTAGATTTGTATTCAACAAATGTTAAGTTAATTGTTGATTATGAATACGATTTTGCAAGCAATAGCAAGCTTACGACTTCGCTTAGAGCGCATTCAAAAGGGCGAGGAGAAGTGGCTAGCATTAGCTTTGTAGGTATAGGTGCTCCCACGAAAAATGTAACATATACTTTAAAGACATATGATAAAAAAGGTAATACGATTAATGCGAAAACTAAAAATACGCCTAACTTTACTAAAACTGCTTCTAAAAAGAAAATTATTCCAACATTTATATCTAATTATAAAGATAAAATGCAAAAATATGATAATGTTTCTATAAACTATGATAGTGGATACTTAAATAGAAGTCGCTTTAAAGTGGATACTTATTATGATTATGAAATAAAAAGTAATGGTGAAACTCTAATTTCACAAGGATTTATGTTTTATAAAGTAAAACCAGGAGATACTTTAAAATCTATTGCTAAGTATTATAAAGTTAGTTTAAAAACAATAAAGTATGATAATAATTTTAAAGGAAATAAGGTTAAAACTGGAAATATTTTATTTTTAAGAGGAATGTCTTCTTATAAAAAACCAAGTGGTAAACATAGTGCAAGTAAGAACAAAAAAATAAATAGAAAAAAGATGAAATTCTGTGCAACATGTGGTACTAAATATAAATTTGTTGCTGACCCTGTTAATCCAAATACGGGAAATTTCTTCTTAGTAACAAGTGATGTTGAATTGAATGATTCACAAAATTTCACATTCTATCGTAGTTATAATTCAATTGATATGTCTAATTCAGGCTTGTTTGGTTATAGCTGGATAACTGATATTGAGCAACGCATTAGCTTTGAAGATAGTAAAGCAGATTTTGATACCGAAGAAATGGAAGACGTTGATGAAGATGTGCCAGAAGATCATGAAGATGATGTGGGAGATCAATTGCTCTTTGTTAAAGGTGATGGTAATTTAATTACTTTTAAATTAGAAAATGGCAAATATATAGCTGAAGAATATGATAAATATAAGGTAAACGAATATGAAACTGGAAAATATTCAATAGAAGATTTAGAAAAGAAAACTACTAGTTATTTTGATGATAGTGGTATGCTTGTTAAAATTGTTGATGATAAAAAGAAATCTGTTGCTTTAGAATATACTAATGAAGGTGAATTACTTGATAAGATTAAAACTAGCAATGGTAGAGAGATAAAATTTAACTATAATGATGAAAATCTCGTTTCAAGTATTGTTTTGCCTAATGGTAGTTCAGCAAAATATGAATATGAAGATGGCAATTTAACAAAAGTAATTGACCAGTTAAATAAAGAAGAGAGATATAGTTATAATGAAGAAGGGCTAATGGAATACTATATTGATAAAAATGGTCATAAATTAGGGCAAAACAAGTATGATGAAGAGGGTAAAATTCTTGAACAAACTACTGAAAGTGGACAAACATATAAGTTTACATATGATAATGGAAAAACTAGTGTAAAAGATCCTGAAGGTAATATTAAAGATTACAATTATGATGAGTTATATCGTTTAAGTGTTGAAGATACTGATGATGGTAGTGGTACTCAAAAATTTTATGATAATAAAGATAACTTAATTAAAGAAATAAGTGGAAATGGCGAGACAACTACATATGAATATGATTTAAGTAATAACTTAATAAAGCAGAATAATCCTGATGGTACTATTATTGAAAATGAGTATGATAGTGATAATTACGTCACTAAAACAACATATAATTCAGAGCGTTTTGAAGAGTTTAAATATGATTCTAATAAAAATATTACTGAGTATCGAGATATTTATGGAAATATTACAAAAAGTGAGTATGATAATGAAAATCAGTTAATAAAAGAAGTAGATCAAAAAGGGATTATAACAACTTTCACATATGAACAAGGCAATGTAAAGACTAAAAATATAGATAATCGACAAATTGAAACGAATACTTATGATTCATTAGGAAATGTAATAAAAACTGTTGATCAAGATGGAAATTTTGATTCTTTTGAGTATGACTTAAAAGGTAATATGATAAAAGAGAGAAACAAGTTGGGTGCAATTACAACTTATGAATATGATAACAGTGATAATATCATTAAAGAAGTTAGTAGTACTGGATTGGTTACGACAAGAAAATATGATGAAAGAAATAATGAAATAGAAGAAAATGTTGGTGGCAAAGTAACTACTAAAGAATATGATGCTAACAATAACTTAATTAAAGAAATTGATTATAAAAACAATGTTATTAAAAATGAATATGATAGTAATAATAATTTAATTAAAACTATTGATGCTCAAGGTAATGTTGAGACTAATAAATATGATAATAATGGAAATATTATTGAATCTAAAGATATTAGAGGAAATATTACTAAAAGAGAATATAATAGTAATAATATGCCTATTAAAGAAATAGATATTTATGGTAATGTTACTGAAATAGAGTATGATAAAGATGGAAATGAAGTTAAAAAAACAGATGGTAGAAACAATGTTGAAACATCAAAGTTTGAAGAAGGCTTGCCAGTAGAGCAGGTTGATATTAATGGAAATAAAACAATAACTAAATATGATAAATATAAACGTGAAGAAAAAGTTATAGAAGAGACTGCTAATGGTAATATAGAAACAAGTTATGAGTATGACAAATATGATAATATTACTAAAGAGTCAGATAATATTGGTAATGTAACTACTAGAAAATATGATGCAAATGATAATGTTATTGAAGAAAATATTAATGGTAAAATTACTAAAACAAAATATGATGCTTTGTCAAATGAATTGGAAGTAATTAGGCCTAATGGATTGAAAATACAATCTAAATATGATGAACAAGGACAATTAGTTGAGCAAGTAGAAGGCAGCAAAAAAACAACTTATGAGTATGATAAGTTTGGTAATCAAATTAAAGTGATCGACCCTATGAATAATATTACTTTAGCAACTTATGAATATGATAAGGTAGTTGAAGAAATAAATGCTAAGGGAATAAAAACAGCTTACAAATATGATGAGTATGATCAATTAATTGAGACTAAAGTTAATGGCGTTATTAAAGAAAAAATAGAGTATGATAGATATGGAGAACAAACTTACAAAGAAGATAATGAAGCTACAATATCTACTACATATAATAGCTATGGACAAATAGAAAGTGAAACTAATAATGGCTATACAAAATATTTTGAATATGATAAATTTGAAAATATTATTGTTGAAAAAGATATTAAGGGTATTGTAAAAAAGAATACTTTTGATAAATTTAATAATCTTATTAAAACTGAAAGTGCTACTGGAAAGATTGAAACATATAAATTTGATAAATCTAATCAAGAAATTGAAAAGAAAAATATTGATGGCACAATTGACAAAACTTATTATGATATTGCGGGTAATGAAGTAAAAACTATTGATGGGCAAGGAATTGTTACTGAATTTATTTATGATAAAGATAGGCTTGTTAAAGAAATTGTTAATAAAAAAAGCATTACTTCTTATAAATACGATGTAATGGATAATGTTATTGAAGAAAATAATAATGGTGCGATTTCAAAAACTGAATATGATTTATATGGTAATGAAATTAAAGAAGTATCTCCAAATGGAAATGTTACAGAATTTCAATATGATAATAACGGAAATAATATTAGAACTATTAATGCTGATGGTACTAGTACAACAAGTAAATATGATGCATTAAATCAAGTGATAGAAGAAACAAATGAACTAAATTATAAAAAGACATATGTTTATGATGCGTGGAATAATCAAATAAAATTAATTGATGAAATGAATTTTGTTTATGAAAATGTTTATGATAATAAAGACCGTTTAATTAAGGAAATACTACCTAATAAAAAAGTTAGTTTAAATAACTATGATTTAAATAATAATTTAGTTTCAAGTACTGATTACAATGGAAATATTACCAAAACAACATATGATTATAAAAATAGAGAAAAAAGTATAAAACAACCAAATGGTTTAATAGAAACATATACTTATGATAAAGATGATAATGTTATAAAAGTGGTAGATTCAAATAAAAGAACAAGACAAACAATTTATAACAAGAAAAATCAAATTATAGAAGAAAAAGAAAATAATAAAACAATGAGTAAATACTCATATAATAGTAAAAGTCAAAAGATAAAAGAAAGTAATGCAAAAAATGTAGTTACAAGTTTTAAGTATGATAACTTTAATCAAGTTATAAAAGAAACAACTGGCTCAAGATATATTGCTAGCACTTATGATGTTAATGGAAATGTTGTTAAGGAAAATGAGAGTAATTTAAATATAATAAAAACTACTTATGATAAAGAAGGTAATGTTTTAAGTGTTAAAGAAAATGGTTTAGTTACTGAAAAAAATAAATATGATAAAATGAATCGTTTATCAGAAACAACGAATGAAAAGAATATAACAACCAAATCACATTATGATAAAGTAGGAAATGAAATAAAAGCGGAGGAAATATATTATAGTGGTAAGACAAAGAAAACTAGATTAATTAGTTTAAATACTTATGATAAATTAGGTCGTACTATTACAAGTGAAAATGCTCTTAAAGCAAAAACTAAATATGAGTATGATGCTTTATCAAATGTAACTAAAGAAATAGATGCTTTAGGAAATGTTCAAGAGTTCAATTATGATGGCAATAATAATATTATTAAATACAAAGATCAAACTAAAGGTGTAGTGAGTTATAAGTATGATAGTATGAATAATGTAATTGCGAAAAAGTCGATTGGTAAAACTTCATCTAATAAATATGATAAATATGGTAATGTAATAAAAAAAGTAGATGATTATGGTTATACAACATCTTACAAATATGATAAATTTAATAATAAAATTCAAGAAGTTAAACCTGATAAAACAAAACTAACATATAAATATGATTTAGAGAGTAATCAAACAAGCATTAAGTCTAAAAAAGAAAGTATTACTAAAAAATATAATAAGTATAATGAATTAATTAGTGCAACTAATAAAGAGGGTATATTATCTTATCAATACAATAATTTAGGAAATATTACTAAATATAAAGATGTTAATAAAAAAGTAGTAACTTATAAGTATGATAAAAGAAATAATGTTAAAGAAATGAATTATGCAAATAAAAAAGTTAATTATGCTTATAATAGTAAGAACTTACTAGTTAGTACAAAAGAAAATAATAAAGTAATCGAGAAATATAGTTATGATGAATTGGCTCGTTTAAGTAGTGTTAGTAAAAGAAATAAAACTAAGACAAATTATAAGTATGATAAACTAGATCGTCTAATAAAAATACAAACTAAAACAAATAGAAATAAAAATATTGAAGCGATTAATTATTCTTATAATTTAAATGATAGTGTAACTAGTGAAATTAAAGTAGATAAAAATGGAAAACAAGTTAAGAGTATGAAATATAATGCTCGAGATGAGTTAATTGAAAGCACAATTTCAAATAAAAAAGGAAAAGTAAAAACAAGTTATGCCTATGATATTGAAGGTAATAAAACAATTGCTAAGAATGGAAAAATAAAAGAGAGATATACTTATAATAAAAGAGGACAACTAACAAAAATAAAATCATTAAAAGGTGAAAAAGTATATTCTTATGATAACAATGGAAATGTTAAAAAGATTAAGCAAAATGATGGTACTATTGATAGGTTAACATATAATGAGTTTGGCTTAATGGTTTCATATAAGAATAAAAAAATGGAATCAACATATAAATATGATGGAAATAATGTAAGAATACAAAGTCAAGTTAAAGATGTTAAAAAATATAAAAAATCACAAGAAGATATCGCAAGTGAATTTGATACAGTAGCAAGCAAATTAAATTATTTAGAGGATGCATTTAATTGTGATATTGAATTAAATGGTAGTGGTGATTATTCTAGTTTAGGATATGAATATAATTACTATGGAAATAATAGTAATAAGGATAATGGAATAGAAACAATAGACTATTTAACAAATGGAGAAGTAGAAGAAGCACAAGTATTAAATGAAGATAGTAGTAAAAATGATAATGATAAAACATATACATATGGATATGATATAATAAAATCAAATAATGATTATTATCTAACAAAGTTAAATGGAAGTATTTCAAAAATATTAAATGAAAAAGGGAAAGTAAAGAAAAGCTTTGAATATAGTGATTATGGAAAAGAATTAAATGGATATAAGAATGGATTAGCATACAATGGTGAAATGGTAGATGCAACAGGCTTACAATATTTAAGAGCAAGGTATCTTGATTTAAATATGGGAAGCTTTGTTCAAAAGGATAGTTACTTAGGAGAACAGGATAGTATTGTATCACAAAACCAGTATGCATATGTATTAAATAACCCATATAAGTATATTGATAGTAGTGGTAATAAGGCGAGTAGTTATACAGATAAATATGGATCATATACAAAACCACCATCTCCACCAAAAGATGATAAAAAGAAAAAAGAAGTTAAAACTATAGAAACAGGTAATGGTAATGGTGGTGGACCCACAAAAATCAAAGATGTTAATTCAAATGCTTCAAATTATAATGGTAAACAATTAGTTGGGACTTGGCATGGTTTATTTGATTATTTCAAAAATGAGTATTTTGGAAAAAGAAAATATAAAACGACATGGGTTAGTGCTCATGGACAAGTAAGACATGGATGGTCAAAAGAACCACAAACAGTAGCAGATCTTAATAAATATAATCTTGAACAAGAAAATAAGCAAAAGGCATTAATGGAAAAGCATGGTGCTGATTATTTAAAAGGTTATAATAAAGGGAAAAACTCTGGAGTATATGTAGATATGTTTTTAACATCGTTTATACCAATTCCAAAGTTAAGTGCTATTAAGGGTGGAAAGGACTTATTTAAAGGTGCCAAAGGTGCAAAAGTAGTAAAATATTCAACAAATACTGGAAAAGCAGCTAAAAATGCTGCAACAGGAACAAAAGCATTAAAAACAAATAAAGCATGGTATATTAAACTTGGTGAAAAAATAGTTAAGGGAATAAAGAAATGCATATCTAGAGTTGCAGAAGTTTTTAAAGGCGTTGTAAAAAAAGTAGTAGATAGTAAAATTGGAAAAACAGTAACAAAAATATTTAAATCTAATAAAGGGAAGAGAACAGAGAAAAATTTACCAAAAAACTTAAGAGATATGATAACATTTGACAAAAATGGATATACAAAATCGAATCCTAAAGCTGGTACTGCAATACATAAATGGTGGTGGAAAAATAAACATAATCCTGATAAAAAATTATTTAAGGAATATACAATTTATCGAAAGAAAATTGACTTTCTTGATTATAACAAATATATTGTTTATGAATTAAAACCAAATAATCCTAGAGCAATAGCTTCAGGAAAAAAACAAGCAGCTAAATATGTAAAATTACTTGAGGAAACTGATCCAAGTAGTAAAGGAAAGTGGAAGATAAAAATAAAAACATACTAG
- a CDS encoding hypothetical protein (product_source=Hypo-rule applied; transmembrane_helix_parts=Outside_1_14,TMhelix_15_34,Inside_35_54,TMhelix_55_74,Outside_75_75) translates to MNDYEIGYSNGYQAGMIIDIGLWMLIGYLISKFVVAKMYKSETGKELPKKYTTTIIIVAGLVRAIITIMKYYHIR, encoded by the coding sequence ATGAATGATTATGAAATAGGATATTCAAATGGATATCAAGCAGGAATGATTATAGATATTGGATTATGGATGTTGATAGGATATTTAATATCTAAATTTGTTGTAGCAAAAATGTATAAAAGTGAAACAGGAAAAGAGTTACCTAAAAAATACACTACAACAATAATTATTGTTGCAGGATTAGTTAGGGCAATAATTACTATCATGAAGTATTATCATATAAGATAG